TAGAATGcgtgaatgtgtgttttgttgttattgCAAAGATGAAATCACAATttgactcatttttttttttttctaccttttCCTGCAGCTTACTTATGGTCGAAACTCAGAATTCCTAGGGATTTTTGAGGGAAGCCTGGCAGTCTGCTGTTCAGTTATAGCCAGCAGTTGCTGTCAAGCAACAAGTTTTATATGGCTGGTAAACTGATTGCTTGGTCGATAGCACACAATGGGCCAGGGCCACGGTGTATCAATAGACACCTGTTCTGTTTGATGTGTGGCCAGAAGACATCTCTTGATGACTTTGATGTCGAGGTCTTCATGGACGATGACATTAAACAGAACATAGAAAAGGTAAAGCTGTGTACATGCTGAGGTGTAATTAAATTCAGTGAAACACAATGCATAGCTTGACTCATCAGTTGAATGTCTCAAAATGTAAGTCAACTAGTGAATGCTTCAAACGTATGTATTTATGGAGCTGCCTGATTTTCAAGGTTTCCAACTGCAGCACCCCAGAAGACCTGGCAGACTTGAAAAGTCACCTTGGGGACTGGATTGCAGGCTGTGGTATCCCTGACATCTACACTGCCACACTACTTGATGTTAAGAGGATAAGGGGCGAGATTGTATCTCATTTTGCGTTTCACAGGTGAGAATTTGTTAGAAAATTACAAAGTAGTTTGCTGGTCAGTGCTCGTCTTCCCATTGTGTTCCCCTAATAGTTAACACTTAAACAAATCAATCTGCTGAATTGATATTGCAGTTAAGGTAGTGTTGAAATTGACAAAACAagcctttttctgttttgtttgactgTTTTGCTATGTGGTATGAATTGAGAGTACAATCTGTGGTCAACAGGGTTGCCAGCATGATTCAACAGTTTGTTGCCGGTATGGACTCGTGTGGTCAATTCTGGCAAATGGTGAAGAGATGCTGGAAGCAGTTCCTTCCTGTATTTACAAATGCAGGAAATAAACTTACAAGGAACAGCTTCCAGGATCTCTTCACCATTGGATGGAGTCCAGCTGGAAGTAACAGACGTGAAGAAGAGGAAGCCACCATCTTTCAGTGGGAATGGTGGCTTATGGCCATTCAGGGTGAGTACATAGAATACAACACATGTCTTGGTTCTGTTTGAATTGCTTCAGGCATCTCATGTTAAATACAGTGTCcacaat
The sequence above is a segment of the Oreochromis aureus strain Israel breed Guangdong linkage group 3, ZZ_aureus, whole genome shotgun sequence genome. Coding sequences within it:
- the LOC120439057 gene encoding G2/M phase-specific E3 ubiquitin-protein ligase-like gives rise to the protein MAGKLIAWSIAHNGPGPRCINRHLFCLMCGQKTSLDDFDVEVFMDDDIKQNIEKVSNCSTPEDLADLKSHLGDWIAGCGIPDIYTATLLDVKRIRGEIVSHFAFHRVASMIQQFVAGMDSCGQFWQMVKRCWKQFLPVFTNAGNKLTRNSFQDLFTIGWSPAGSNRREEEEATIFQWEWWLMAIQEQEVDNTFEELLVFITGADLLPPLGFPQSCNIDFYDQEPGMRRIPYASTCSLSLYLPRGVADEDQFKDLMNDALKGSLGFGKV